Proteins found in one Campylobacter concisus genomic segment:
- a CDS encoding histidine kinase produces MIDYKKIGIKHFKRSKFKDAIFYFSLAYEKTQDKNLLFLIQICSLGEKNAEEAKLLFDYFMDKLRAGEDDEGMDEILKILESRLASDEYFEEQDAISYEDFKKAVYKDGSFKKVFENIMFSTKVMISNKDDFLEFLGNLIKNDFIEMSINYLESAAVMFGGDERIDQLFKEIQKRQNDENISRK; encoded by the coding sequence TTGATAGATTATAAAAAAATAGGCATTAAACACTTCAAGCGCTCTAAATTTAAAGACGCGATCTTTTACTTCTCTCTAGCTTACGAAAAGACACAGGATAAAAATTTACTATTTTTGATACAAATTTGCTCCCTTGGCGAGAAAAATGCAGAGGAAGCAAAGCTTTTATTTGACTATTTTATGGATAAACTAAGAGCTGGCGAAGATGATGAAGGAATGGATGAAATTTTAAAAATTTTAGAATCAAGATTGGCTAGCGATGAGTATTTTGAAGAGCAAGACGCGATCAGCTACGAGGACTTTAAAAAGGCTGTTTATAAGGACGGGAGCTTCAAAAAGGTCTTTGAAAATATCATGTTCTCAACCAAGGTTATGATCTCAAACAAAGATGATTTTTTAGAATTTTTGGGAAATTTGATAAAAAATGACTTCATCGAAATGAGTATAAACTATCTTGAGAGTGCGGCGGTGATGTTTGGTGGCGATGAGCGCATAGATCAGCTTTTTAAAGAGATACAAAAAAGACAAAACGATGAAAATATCAGTAGAAAATAG
- a CDS encoding UDP-N-acetylmuramoyl-L-alanyl-D-glutamate--2,6-diaminopimelate ligase produces MKISVENSFITDDSNECEQGAYFVQTTANAKFAEAAVKNGAKIISLEECKKLLNIDKNLKIVGITGTNGKTTTAAAIYETLRNLGKKCGLSGTRGAFIEGKQIDDKALTTSAILRTLSYLKAASEQGCEYFVMEVSSHAIAQKRIESLNFALKIFTNLTQDHLDYHKSMEEYARVKSSFFDDESVKLINIDDGGVKFNPKNAYTYSLKKPASFAPVVYGLKDGIDAVIKTPNGDVEIDSSLQGEFNLYNLIAALGAVCLLERPDAAALSNAISKFKGVSGRMEVVSTDPLVIVDFAHTPDGIEKVLNSLRHLNLIAVFGAGGDRDRTKRPKMGAIAQKYARICIVTSDNPRSEEPESIIDEICAGMSQNENLIRNANRKEAIALAISKLEPGWALVILGKGDEPYQEIKGVKHPFSDKEVVKELLKR; encoded by the coding sequence ATGAAAATATCAGTAGAAAATAGCTTCATAACAGATGACTCAAACGAGTGCGAGCAGGGTGCATACTTTGTGCAAACTACTGCAAATGCAAAATTTGCAGAGGCAGCGGTAAAAAATGGCGCTAAAATAATCAGCCTTGAAGAATGCAAAAAGCTCTTAAATATCGATAAAAATTTAAAGATAGTTGGCATCACAGGTACAAATGGCAAGACCACAACGGCTGCTGCTATCTATGAGACTTTACGAAATTTAGGCAAAAAATGCGGGCTAAGTGGCACAAGAGGGGCATTTATAGAGGGCAAGCAGATAGATGACAAGGCGCTTACGACAAGTGCTATTTTAAGGACGCTTTCATACCTCAAAGCAGCTAGCGAGCAGGGCTGCGAGTACTTTGTGATGGAAGTTAGCTCGCACGCGATCGCTCAAAAACGCATAGAGAGCTTAAATTTTGCCCTTAAAATTTTTACAAACCTAACCCAAGATCACCTAGACTACCACAAGAGCATGGAGGAGTACGCTAGAGTAAAGTCAAGTTTTTTTGACGATGAGAGCGTAAAACTCATAAATATTGACGATGGTGGTGTTAAATTTAACCCAAAAAATGCCTATACATATTCGCTCAAAAAGCCAGCTAGCTTTGCGCCGGTGGTTTATGGGCTAAAAGACGGTATAGATGCGGTTATCAAGACGCCAAATGGCGATGTGGAGATAGACTCAAGTCTGCAAGGTGAGTTTAATCTTTACAACCTAATCGCAGCCCTTGGCGCAGTTTGCCTGCTAGAGCGCCCAGATGCAGCCGCACTTTCAAATGCGATAAGCAAATTTAAAGGTGTTAGTGGCAGGATGGAAGTGGTTAGCACTGATCCTCTAGTCATTGTAGACTTTGCTCATACTCCAGATGGCATAGAAAAGGTGCTAAACTCGCTTAGACATCTAAATTTGATCGCAGTCTTTGGTGCAGGCGGCGACAGAGATAGGACAAAGCGCCCTAAAATGGGAGCAATAGCCCAAAAATACGCAAGAATTTGCATAGTCACTAGTGACAATCCAAGAAGCGAAGAGCCAGAGAGCATAATCGATGAAATTTGCGCTGGCATGAGCCAAAATGAAAATTTGATACGAAACGCCAACCGCAAAGAGGCGATCGCGCTAGCCATTAGCAAGCTTGAGCCCGGCTGGGCGCTTGTCATACTTGGCAAAGGCGACGAGCCATATCAAGAGATAAAGGGTGTCAAGCACCCATTTAGCGATAAAGAAGTAGTAAAAGAGCTTTTAAAGAGGTAA
- a CDS encoding ABC transporter permease — protein sequence MIEIFKKSVLILVIFVLWQVVCELEIFTPYILPSPITTLKTMFDMSLSGELITHVMISFKRIFVGYILAFVLAFAFGGVAALFPKASIYYEWILEFFRNVPPLSLIAILVLWFGINETPKIIIIILASFFPMFLSISKGLTSCDVKLIEVGKIFCFSKFEIFYKIILKNAIKDIFVGMRIGFGYAMRAIVGAEMIAASSGLGYLILDAEELSRADRIFVGIFTIGICGVLIDRIFLFLISKFSLLRSEK from the coding sequence ATGATAGAAATTTTTAAAAAGAGCGTTTTGATCCTAGTGATCTTTGTCCTCTGGCAGGTCGTTTGTGAGCTAGAAATTTTCACGCCCTATATCTTGCCAAGTCCTATTACGACACTTAAAACGATGTTTGACATGAGCTTAAGTGGCGAGTTAATAACGCATGTGATGATTAGCTTTAAGCGTATATTTGTTGGCTATATTTTGGCTTTTGTTTTGGCATTTGCTTTTGGCGGAGTGGCAGCGCTATTTCCAAAAGCTAGTATTTATTACGAGTGGATACTAGAGTTTTTTAGAAATGTTCCACCACTTAGCCTTATTGCTATTTTGGTGCTTTGGTTTGGTATAAACGAAACTCCAAAAATTATTATTATCATCTTAGCATCGTTTTTTCCAATGTTTTTAAGTATTTCAAAAGGGCTAACTAGCTGCGATGTGAAGCTTATTGAGGTTGGTAAAATTTTTTGTTTTAGTAAATTTGAAATTTTTTACAAAATCATCCTAAAAAATGCCATAAAAGATATTTTTGTAGGTATGCGCATAGGTTTTGGCTACGCTATGCGAGCGATTGTGGGAGCGGAGATGATCGCAGCTTCTAGCGGGCTAGGCTATCTCATACTAGATGCGGAGGAGCTTTCGCGCGCAGATAGGATATTTGTTGGCATTTTTACGATAGGAATTTGTGGCGTACTCATAGATAGGATATTTTTATTTTTGATATCTAAATTTAGCCTTTTACGAAGTGAAAAATGA
- a CDS encoding DNA-directed RNA polymerase subunit alpha — translation MRKITTSAYMPTEIEVKSISENVANITAYPFEAGYAVTLAHPLRRLLYTSTVGFAPIGVKIKGVSHEFDSMRGMLEDVAFFIINLKKIRFKLKSTSEREVIEYSFKGPKEITGADLNNDLVEIVNPDAYLATINEDAELNFSVIIQKGIGYVPSEEIREEIEDDYIALDAFFTPVKKAVYDIQNVLVEDDPDYEKIVFTITTDGQVSPIEAFKNCLEAMYQQMSVFKGILDIDVSTPVASSSAGGEFSKLLSSVEDLNLSARSFNCLDKADIRFIGELALMDENELKELKNLGKKSLEEIKAVMEEIGYPVGADVLKDGKEQLRKKITELKAQMSVKE, via the coding sequence ATGAGAAAGATTACTACATCAGCTTATATGCCAACTGAAATTGAAGTTAAAAGTATTAGCGAAAATGTTGCTAATATTACAGCATATCCTTTTGAGGCGGGTTATGCTGTTACTTTGGCTCACCCATTGCGTCGTCTTCTTTACACAAGTACGGTAGGTTTTGCTCCTATTGGTGTAAAGATAAAAGGCGTTAGCCATGAATTTGATAGTATGCGTGGTATGCTAGAAGACGTAGCATTTTTTATTATAAATTTGAAAAAAATCAGATTTAAATTAAAAAGCACCAGTGAGCGCGAAGTTATAGAATATAGCTTTAAAGGACCAAAAGAGATAACTGGGGCTGATCTAAATAATGATCTAGTTGAGATCGTTAACCCAGACGCATACCTTGCTACAATAAACGAAGATGCTGAGTTAAATTTTTCAGTTATCATTCAAAAAGGTATCGGATATGTTCCTAGTGAAGAGATCAGAGAAGAGATTGAAGACGACTATATCGCACTTGATGCTTTCTTTACACCTGTTAAAAAAGCAGTTTATGATATACAAAATGTCTTGGTTGAGGATGATCCAGACTATGAAAAGATCGTATTTACTATAACAACTGATGGTCAAGTTAGTCCGATAGAGGCTTTTAAAAATTGTTTAGAAGCTATGTATCAACAAATGTCAGTATTTAAAGGAATTTTAGATATTGATGTTAGTACTCCAGTTGCTAGTTCAAGTGCAGGTGGCGAGTTTTCAAAGTTACTTTCTAGTGTAGAAGATCTAAATTTAAGCGCTAGAAGTTTTAACTGCCTTGACAAAGCTGATATTAGATTTATTGGCGAGCTTGCATTAATGGACGAAAATGAGCTTAAAGAGCTTAAAAATTTAGGTAAAAAATCTCTTGAAGAGATTAAAGCGGTTATGGAAGAGATAGGCTATCCAGTTGGTGCCGATGTGTTAAAAGATGGCAAAGAGCAACTAAGAAAGAAAATAACCGAGCTTAAAGCACAAATGAGTGTAAAAGAATAA
- the rplQ gene encoding 50S ribosomal protein L17: protein MRHKHGYRKLGRTSSHRSALLKNLAIAIIKSEKIETTLPKAKELRSYVEKLITRARKGDSNAHRAVFASLQDKETTNKLVTEVAPKFKERNGGYTRIIKTRVRRGDAAEMAYIELVAE from the coding sequence ATGAGACATAAACACGGATATCGCAAACTTGGTAGAACGTCATCTCATAGATCTGCATTGCTTAAAAATTTGGCGATAGCTATCATCAAAAGCGAAAAGATAGAGACGACTTTACCAAAAGCAAAAGAGCTTAGAAGCTATGTTGAGAAGCTAATTACAAGAGCCAGAAAAGGTGACTCTAACGCTCACAGAGCAGTATTTGCTTCTTTACAAGATAAAGAAACAACAAATAAATTAGTTACTGAAGTAGCTCCAAAATTTAAAGAGCGCAATGGCGGCTATACAAGAATCATCAAGACTCGTGTTCGCAGAGGCGACGCAGCAGAGATGGCTTATATAGAGCTAGTAGCTGAATAA
- the panD gene encoding aspartate 1-decarboxylase, translating to MNIEILASKIHRAVVTDANLNYVGSISIGEELIKAANLIENQKVEILDVNNGERFATYVIKGKKGEICLNGAAARKVCVGDVVIIVAYASMKFKKAKKFKPTIVHVNNKNEIIKE from the coding sequence ATGAATATAGAAATTTTAGCTAGTAAGATCCACAGAGCCGTCGTAACAGACGCAAATTTAAACTATGTTGGCTCGATCAGCATCGGCGAGGAGCTTATAAAAGCTGCAAATTTGATAGAAAATCAAAAGGTTGAAATTTTAGACGTAAATAATGGCGAGAGATTTGCCACCTACGTGATAAAGGGCAAAAAAGGCGAAATTTGCCTAAATGGCGCAGCTGCGAGAAAGGTCTGCGTAGGAGACGTGGTCATCATCGTGGCTTACGCTAGCATGAAATTTAAAAAGGCTAAGAAATTTAAGCCAACCATCGTGCACGTAAATAACAAAAACGAGATCATAAAGGAGTAG
- a CDS encoding ABC transporter ATP-binding protein, whose translation MIEILNLSKHFFINDKRIDVLKELNLTIKKDKITVILGRSGCGKTTLLRLIAGLEGLSLGEIKFKEQAKIGFVFQEPRLMPFLNVYENIVFALKKHEIDEAKIDRLISMIGLSDFKFAAVSQLSGGMSSRVSLARVLAYEANLILMDEPFAALDAFTRASMQAEILKLQASKTIIFVTHNVDEALFLADEIILLEKGGMKSSYDLSNLAKPRDLLCDELINLKRKILSEI comes from the coding sequence ATGATAGAAATTTTAAATTTATCCAAGCATTTTTTTATTAATGACAAGCGTATCGACGTTTTAAAAGAGCTAAATTTAACTATAAAAAAAGATAAGATCACTGTAATACTTGGCAGAAGTGGTTGCGGTAAAACTACGCTTTTAAGGCTTATTGCTGGACTTGAGGGTCTAAGCCTTGGCGAGATAAAATTTAAAGAGCAAGCAAAGATCGGCTTTGTCTTTCAAGAGCCTAGGCTCATGCCTTTTTTAAATGTCTATGAAAATATCGTATTTGCGCTTAAAAAGCATGAGATAGACGAGGCAAAGATAGATAGGCTCATATCAATGATAGGGCTTAGCGACTTTAAATTTGCCGCTGTTTCGCAGCTATCTGGCGGTATGAGCTCGCGTGTTTCGCTTGCAAGAGTGCTTGCGTACGAGGCAAATTTGATCCTTATGGATGAGCCATTTGCAGCACTTGATGCTTTTACGAGAGCCAGCATGCAGGCTGAAATTTTAAAGCTTCAAGCCAGCAAAACCATCATTTTTGTCACTCATAATGTCGATGAAGCCCTATTTTTAGCAGATGAGATCATTTTGCTTGAAAAAGGCGGGATGAAATCAAGCTATGACCTGTCAAATCTAGCTAAGCCAAGAGATTTGCTTTGCGATGAACTAATAAATTTAAAGCGTAAAATTTTGAGCGAAATTTAG
- a CDS encoding YbaB/EbfC family nucleoid-associated protein, with protein MFEGFDFSKMGQMLEDVQKQAKQMEEESKNKEFGAKSGGGLVSVRANGSGEILDISIDDSLLEDKESMQILLISAVNDVLKSVEADKKNTASRMLGGLASMGIK; from the coding sequence ATGTTTGAGGGATTTGACTTTTCAAAGATGGGGCAGATGCTTGAGGATGTGCAAAAGCAGGCAAAGCAGATGGAAGAAGAGAGTAAAAATAAAGAATTTGGTGCAAAAAGCGGCGGCGGACTAGTGAGCGTTAGAGCAAACGGCAGCGGCGAGATACTTGATATCAGCATAGATGATAGCTTGCTTGAAGATAAAGAGAGTATGCAAATTTTGCTAATAAGCGCCGTGAATGACGTACTAAAGTCAGTTGAGGCTGATAAGAAAAACACCGCTTCAAGGATGCTTGGCGGCCTTGCTTCGATGGGGATAAAATGA
- a CDS encoding DUF7488 domain-containing protein, with product MRLKYKFTLAFLLSALCLNADPRPTQEDFNACFEKNKNSIVSVNKHFGVAITKNLIAVPKSDGAPLGEYVKFDPYLQLFLVRSSKELSPVVMADETNEERIKKSTWVGILNDSNNTVMGHIKSLGQNLGDFDTLSFEYNATGEINTPCCKMIGIAVGTDKFIPNRYLKHFVSYDDVYYGDIGVKFLQKEDKFFVGLVDPLGRGKMMMVDDELVSVNGIKPKSLRELNEMVLFAPKGAKLDIIVKRDKQEMLFQVPVSGDVKFNQSLDVDAPSSLDIPNFNIMPKEAQTMLDDKILVDYGITVDKNLVVTKVEPKSNAEIFGIKTGDKILGFDKQSVSSREELLEKLGELKNFTLLFTRNDFQFFARVPK from the coding sequence ATGAGATTAAAATATAAATTTACTCTTGCATTTTTGCTATCAGCGCTTTGCCTAAACGCCGATCCTAGGCCTACGCAAGAGGACTTTAATGCCTGCTTTGAAAAGAACAAAAACTCAATCGTCTCGGTAAATAAACACTTTGGCGTGGCTATCACTAAAAATTTGATCGCAGTGCCAAAAAGTGACGGAGCCCCGCTTGGAGAATATGTCAAATTTGACCCATATTTGCAGCTTTTCTTAGTGCGCTCTAGCAAGGAGCTAAGCCCTGTCGTGATGGCTGATGAGACCAACGAGGAGCGCATAAAAAAGAGCACTTGGGTTGGCATCTTAAACGACTCTAATAACACCGTCATGGGTCACATCAAGTCTTTAGGGCAAAATTTAGGCGATTTTGACACGTTAAGCTTCGAGTATAACGCGACTGGCGAGATAAACACACCTTGCTGCAAGATGATAGGCATAGCTGTTGGAACTGATAAATTTATACCAAATCGCTACCTAAAGCACTTTGTATCTTACGATGATGTATATTACGGCGATATAGGTGTGAAATTTTTACAAAAAGAGGATAAATTTTTTGTAGGTCTTGTTGATCCTTTGGGCCGTGGCAAGATGATGATGGTTGATGACGAGTTAGTTAGTGTAAATGGCATCAAGCCAAAGAGCCTAAGAGAGCTAAATGAGATGGTGCTTTTTGCTCCAAAGGGCGCAAAGCTTGACATCATCGTGAAGCGCGATAAGCAAGAAATGCTCTTTCAAGTGCCAGTAAGTGGGGATGTGAAATTTAACCAAAGCCTCGATGTAGACGCCCCTTCAAGCCTTGATATACCAAATTTCAACATCATGCCAAAAGAAGCACAAACAATGCTTGATGATAAGATTTTGGTGGATTATGGTATCACAGTGGATAAAAATTTAGTCGTTACAAAGGTCGAGCCAAAGTCAAATGCAGAAATTTTTGGCATCAAGACCGGCGATAAAATTTTGGGTTTTGATAAACAAAGCGTGAGTAGTCGTGAAGAGCTTTTAGAGAAGCTTGGTGAATTAAAAAATTTTACGCTTCTATTTACCAGAAATGACTTTCAGTTTTTTGCAAGAGTGCCAAAATGA
- a CDS encoding NifU family protein, translating to MIPFSDEELLKPVSASLQKVLPMLENDGGGMELLGIKNGKIYVRLTGHCHGCAASTTTLKYGLERQLRMDIHPELEVVNIPIGEEFDIDRL from the coding sequence ATGATCCCATTTAGCGATGAAGAACTTTTAAAACCAGTCAGTGCGAGTTTGCAAAAGGTATTACCGATGCTTGAAAATGATGGCGGTGGCATGGAGCTACTTGGCATAAAAAACGGCAAAATTTACGTAAGACTTACAGGGCATTGTCATGGATGTGCAGCTAGCACAACTACACTAAAATATGGACTCGAAAGACAACTTCGTATGGATATTCACCCAGAGCTTGAGGTCGTAAATATCCCGATTGGCGAGGAATTTGACATTGATAGATTATAA
- a CDS encoding NrtA/SsuA/CpmA family ABC transporter substrate-binding protein — protein sequence MRKFFKILCAASLLCLVANASELDKIGMTYVKSPLNVPSIVDKFKGFYAKSFGMPVEYSEITSGAKQTQALASNSLQFLNCVGGTSVILAAANKADIKIISAYSRAPEAFAIFVKDKGIKTAKDLKGKKIAGPKGTILNELLVRYLALGGLGINDVEFVSMGIPAAQAALENGSVDAALLAGPAAYNAKKSGLSVVTTGKGVITPVIVTATSGEFYKKHKDLVEKFKKAQDEILAFMKANEEEALKFTAEETGLSIEAVKSMYPQYDFSPKITPEDIKALEATQEFMLESKMIEQKVDIKSLLID from the coding sequence ATGAGAAAGTTTTTTAAGATTTTGTGTGCAGCCTCTTTGCTTTGTCTAGTAGCAAACGCAAGTGAGCTAGATAAGATCGGCATGACCTACGTCAAATCGCCGCTAAATGTCCCCTCAATCGTCGATAAATTTAAAGGCTTTTATGCTAAATCTTTTGGCATGCCAGTCGAGTACTCCGAGATCACCTCAGGTGCAAAGCAGACTCAAGCTCTAGCTTCAAATTCGCTCCAGTTTCTAAACTGCGTGGGCGGAACTTCAGTCATACTTGCAGCAGCAAATAAAGCTGACATAAAGATCATAAGTGCATATTCAAGAGCACCTGAAGCTTTTGCGATATTTGTTAAAGATAAAGGCATAAAAACCGCTAAAGACTTAAAAGGTAAAAAAATAGCAGGGCCAAAAGGCACGATATTAAATGAGCTTTTGGTTAGGTATCTTGCTCTTGGCGGTCTAGGTATAAATGACGTAGAGTTCGTTTCTATGGGCATCCCAGCTGCACAAGCTGCACTTGAAAATGGTAGTGTCGATGCAGCACTTCTTGCTGGACCAGCTGCTTATAATGCTAAAAAATCAGGACTTAGTGTCGTAACAACAGGCAAGGGCGTCATCACTCCAGTTATCGTCACTGCCACAAGCGGAGAATTTTACAAAAAGCATAAAGATCTAGTTGAAAAATTTAAAAAGGCTCAAGATGAAATTTTGGCTTTTATGAAAGCAAATGAGGAAGAGGCATTAAAATTTACGGCTGAAGAGACTGGGCTTAGCATAGAGGCGGTAAAGAGTATGTATCCGCAGTATGACTTTAGTCCAAAGATCACGCCTGAAGATATAAAAGCACTTGAAGCTACGCAAGAATTTATGCTTGAGAGCAAGATGATCGAGCAAAAAGTAGATATAAAATCGCTTCTAATAGATTAA